Part of the Streptomyces virginiae genome is shown below.
GGCCGCCAACGCCTGACCCTCCCTCGGGGCGCAGCCATCCGGCTGCGCCCCGCCCCGGGCGGCGGGGAGTGGCACCCCGCCGCCGCCGAGAACACCGCTCACGAAAGGGCAGCCCATGACCGACAAGACCCTCATCGACGGCACCGCCAACCCGGACAGCCTGGGTCCCGACGCGATGCGCTGGACCCCCGAGCCGGAGCGGCCGGCCGTTTCCGTGGCCGACCTCTTCGGGGAGGTCATCCATGGGTACAGCCGAGCCGACGCCCTTGCCGACGGTGTCCTGGTCGCCGTCGGCGACGACATCGCCCGTGAGGCCGGGTTCGGGGTCCCGGTGGCGCTCACCGCGGCCGCGTGGGCCGACTGCGTCGCCTGGACCGACGAGGACAACCGGCAGACCTACCAGGACGAGTCGGGGCGCCTCTGGGACGTGCTCTGGATGACCCACTACGCCATCCGGCGGTCCGATGGCGGGAGGTCCTGCACCGTGGAGCTCTACCGCGTCCCGCGCGACGGAGAGAGCCACGAGAGCGAGCAGACATGGCTGCTCGCCACGTGCGGACCTGGCGACGAAGGGGAGCCTGTGATCACGATCTCCCTGCCCGACGAGGACTGACCGCCGGGATCGGCGCCCCACCCCTTCCCCGGATTGGGGGGTGGGGCGCTGTGGTTGCAGCCCTTCTCACGTGCGGACATTCCTTGAAAAAGATCCACGCCATCTCCCCGAAAGTGGTGAATGCTAGGTATAGTTGTCTCATTGGTCGGTGGTGGCAGCCGACCAGGAAACCGGAAGCAGACCGAGAGGAATCGGCATGGCAATCACGTCGTACAACCAGACCCCGTACGAGATCCAGCGCGCCGCCGCGCTGTTCATGGGCTTCCTCGACGCGGCGGGGGACGGCTGTCACGTGCTCGTCGTCGCGGCTTCGGCGAACGGTGACTCTCTCGGGATCACCGTGCCGTTCCACAACAAGGGCGAGACGACCGACCTGGACCCGGACGCCGCCCTTGAGGCGATGATGATCATCACCCTCGCGGCATCCGTTGGCGGGGGCGCGGTGATGCGTACGAACTTCGCCGACGAGACCTCCCAGGTGTGCGGCTGGAAGTTGGTTGAGTTCTACGCCAAGCCGCTCAACGCGGCCGAGGTCTTCGACATCTACTGCACCGACGCGGACGGTGAGCCGGTTCCGCCGGAGTGGGGCGTCGACTACGTCGCGGCGCCCACTGTGCG
Proteins encoded:
- a CDS encoding DUF6573 family protein, coding for MTDKTLIDGTANPDSLGPDAMRWTPEPERPAVSVADLFGEVIHGYSRADALADGVLVAVGDDIAREAGFGVPVALTAAAWADCVAWTDEDNRQTYQDESGRLWDVLWMTHYAIRRSDGGRSCTVELYRVPRDGESHESEQTWLLATCGPGDEGEPVITISLPDED